In the genome of Paraburkholderia caribensis, the window TCACTCTGCGATTACCGCTACTGGGACGCCCAGATCGCGCCCTTGTCCGCGCATTTTCGCTGTATCGCCCCTAGCCTCAGCCACTATTGGCCCGCCGCCGAAGCGTGCATTCAAAATGAGTTCGGCTGGCAGGAACACGTCGCCGAGTTGGCGGAATTCATCGTCGCAATGGATCTCGCGCCCGTTCACCTCGTGGGCCATTCGCGCGGCGGATCTATCGCATTCCAGCTCGCGCGTGAATATCCGCGTCTCGTCAAAACCTTGACGCTCGCCGATCCGGGCGGCCCGTTGCAACTCGACGGCATGCGCGAAGCGTCGTTGCCCTCGGCGATGAACGCATTGCGCGCCAAGGTCGCCGGCATGATCGAGGAGGGCGTCGTGGAGCCCGGCCTCGAACTGTTCGTCGATTCCGTCAGCGTGCCAGGCGCCTGGAAAAAGAGCACCGACGCGTTCCGTACGATGGCGATCGACAACGCCAGCACGCTCCCCAAGCAGTTTCTCGATCCTCTGCCCGCCTATTCGCGCGATACGGCGTCGCAGATCGCATGCCGGACACTGTTGATCGACGGCCAGAAGAGTCCGCGCATGTTCCGCAATAACGTCGAAAGCCTCGAAGGCTGGATCTATCTCGCAGAGCGAGCCACGATAGCGGGCGCTTCGCACGGCATGAACGTCGCGAATCCGGCCGCGTTCAACAGAATGCTGCGTTCGTTCATCGACTACTGACCCGCACTAGCACCTCGCTCAATCGAGCCGCAGAACCATCTCGACTTCGCGATCCGTGTCGTCGTCGATCGCATCGTCGCTCGGCTCGTCTTCCACGGCTTCAAAGCCCGCCGAACGGTACAGCGCGATCGCGCTGGCGTTCGCCCTGCCCGTGTTGAGCGCGATCTGGGTCAGGCCCATCGCGCGCGCCTGGTCGACGGCAGCCGCGATCAGGCGCCGCGCGATGCCGTTCCTTCGATGCGGATGCGCAACGAACAGCCCCCACAGAAAGCCCTTTTGCTGCACGGGACGCAGCGGATATCGCCGCAGTCCCGCGACGGCGACGAGCGTCTCGCCAGCGAATGCGCCCAACACCACCTGATTCGCCGTCGCACCTATACGCGCCTCGATTTCATCGATCGAGCGTTTTTCTTCTTCCTCGCGTGTCGACAGAAAAGACGCCGGGTCCTCGTCGATCGCGCACAGACGCAGCGACACGTAGGCGGCAGCGTCGCTGGCGGATAAGGGGCGGATGATCGGGCAGGCTGATTCCATCGCGCGATTTTAAAGTATGGGTGGCGGTGCGGGCTTCGACGAATCGAATGGTTCGCTGAAATACGTCGTCGTACAACATTCGTCTAACGATCCATATTCGAACCACAGTGGACAGCTGGAATATCCCGTGCACAGCCTTAACCAAGTTGATGCATTCCGCCAGGGTAAACGCCGGATTGTCAAAAATGGTGCGACGCTTCAATCTGTCATCAGACAACCTATGAGACGGAATGTATTCGTGCATTCTCCACGAAGTCGGTTGCACAATCTTGCCGGCTGAACGCTGGTGCGCAGGGAGGAGACATTGCATGGCCAACGTTGTGCAAGGCGTGAGCGCTGAGCGGCGAACCCGCGTCCGCTACGGGATTGTCGCGATGCTGTTCTTCGTCACGGCCGTCAACTATGCAGACCGTGCAACGCTTTCGATGGCGGGGACGTCGATGTCGAAAGATCTCGGTCTGGATGCCGTGGCCATGGGTTTCATCTTCTCCGCGTTCGGCTGGTCGTATGTGATCGGCCAGTTGCCGGGCGGCTGGCTGCTCGACCGCTTCGGCTCGAAGCGCGTCTACGCGGCCAGCATTTTTATCTGGTCGCTGTTCACGGTCATGCAGGGCACGGTGACCTTTCTGAGCGTGTCGCTCGCCGTCAGCGTGCTGTTCGCACTGCGCTTTCTGGTGGGCCTCGCCGAAGCGCCGTCGTTTCCCGCCAATGGGCGCATCGTCGCTTCGTGGTTTCCCGCTGCGGAGCGCGGCACGGCGTCGGCCATTTTCAACTCCGCGCAGTACTTCGCAACTGTGCTGTTCGCGCCGATCATGGGCTGGGTCACCCACCGCTTCGGCTGGCCCTATGTGTTCTATTTCATGGGGGCAGTAGGCATCGTCGTGAGCCTCGTCTGGATGAAAACGGTCTACAG includes:
- a CDS encoding GNAT family N-acetyltransferase, with product MESACPIIRPLSASDAAAYVSLRLCAIDEDPASFLSTREEEEKRSIDEIEARIGATANQVVLGAFAGETLVAVAGLRRYPLRPVQQKGFLWGLFVAHPHRRNGIARRLIAAAVDQARAMGLTQIALNTGRANASAIALYRSAGFEAVEDEPSDDAIDDDTDREVEMVLRLD
- a CDS encoding alpha/beta fold hydrolase codes for the protein MNMRTDPALLANPQLSFATVASGICIPYIERGTGEPVIFVHGSLCDYRYWDAQIAPLSAHFRCIAPSLSHYWPAAEACIQNEFGWQEHVAELAEFIVAMDLAPVHLVGHSRGGSIAFQLAREYPRLVKTLTLADPGGPLQLDGMREASLPSAMNALRAKVAGMIEEGVVEPGLELFVDSVSVPGAWKKSTDAFRTMAIDNASTLPKQFLDPLPAYSRDTASQIACRTLLIDGQKSPRMFRNNVESLEGWIYLAERATIAGASHGMNVANPAAFNRMLRSFIDY